The DNA segment GACGGATCAACGACAAAGCGATAGTTCATCGCGACACCTCCGCGGCCATAACCACCAGTTTGCCCATCGTTTTGGCCGTATCCAGCCGCTTGCAGTCATCGCACGTTTCAAAATAACTCATCGGCAGGTCACGATTCTTGCATAAATATTCCGCAAAATCCCTGGAAATAATCTTCTTCCCGCAATTTTTGCAGGTCAATAATTCGAATTCTCGTCCCCAGATACTCCGCTTGCCGTTTTCATCCTTCCATTCGATAAAATCGGTCGGGCAGATATTGGCACAGCTCAGACAGCCGATGCAGTCTGCAGGCGGCTGACCGAGCGGCCCGGAAATCACTTTTTCATGACCCCGCTCTACGGCCGAAATGGCATGGCAGCCGAGTGCGTCGCAGATGCGGGTGCAGGCGTAACACATGATGCAATTGTCGCCGTCGGGAATCACCTCGTAGGGCGTCGACGTCACCCCGTGCTCGGCGGCCAGTTTCTGAATCACCGCGGAATTGGGATTGCGGGCCAGGTATAATTCCAGGATAGTGCGTCGCAATTCCATAACCTGCGCCGTATGCGTCCCCACTATCAATTCCGGCTCAACCGGGTAAAGGCAGGAAGTAACATGTTTCTTCCAGCCGTTCCAGTCCTTCTTGGTGATTTCGACCATACAAAGGCGGCAGGCCCCGCACGGTTCAATGGCGTCATGATGACAGAGGGTCGGGATATTTATTCCTTCCCGGCGGATTGCGGTCAGCACCATTTCGCCTTCTTCGGCCTGAACCGCTTTTCCGTTGATATATATGGTAATCATCCTATCCCCGCTCACTTAATTTCAATCGCGTCGAAGTTGCAGGTGGCATAGCAGGAACCGCAGCGATCGCAAACGAGTTGATTTATAAAATGCTTCTTTTTCCGTTCCCCGGTGATAGCCCCCACCGGGCAGGCCTTGATACAGGCCAGGCACCCCGTGCAATCATCGGTAATTTCATACTTTATCAGGGCCCGGCAGACACCGGCGGGGCATTTCTTATCGCGGATGTGGGCCTCATATTCGTCGCGGAAATACTGGATGGTGCTCAAAAACGGATTAGGCCCGGACTGCCCCAACCCGCATAAAGAACCGATCTGTATGTTGCGCGACAGCTTTTCCATCTGCTCCAGATCCCCGTCTTCACCTTTGCCCTCGGTTATTTTCTCGCAGAGCCGGTGCAATTGATATAAGCCCTCGCGGCAGGGGACACACTTGCCGCACGACTCATAGACCAGGAAAGCCAGAAAATATCTGGCGACATCGACCATGCAGGTCCGATCATCCATGATAATCATTCCGCCCGAGCCCATCATCGAGCCGGCTTCGGTCAGGGAATCGAAATCAACCGGCAGATCGAGTTTCGCATCCGGCAGACAACCACCCGACGGGCCGCCGGTCTGGACCGCCTTGAATTTCCGTTCGTTGGGTATGCCGCCGCCAATATCAAAAATAATCTGACGAAGGGTCATGCCCATCGGGACCTCAACTAAACCGGTATTGTTCACCTTTCCCGCCAGGGAAAAGACTTTGGTTCCGGGACTCTTCTTGGTGCCAATGGAGGTAAACCAGTCGGCGCCCTTTTCAATTATCATGGACACAGTGACGAAAGTCTCCACATTATTCAGGACGGTTGGCTTGTCGTATAGACCCTTTATTACTGAGTGTATATATTTAGCGCGCGGTTCACCAACCTCACCGGCCACCGATTTCATGAGCGCCGATGATTCGCCGCAGACAAAGGCCCCGCCCCCGCGGTTGACCTGAATATCGAAATTTAAACCGGTCCCCAGAATATTTTCCCCCAGAAGTCCCGCTTCGCGCGCTTGCTCGATGGCTTTTTTCAGATTATAGACGGCCTGTGGATATTCCTCACGAACATAGATATAACCTTGGGTCGATCCGACCGCGTAAGCGCAAATAATCATTCCTTCGAGAACGGAATGGGGATCGCTTCCCATAACCGTACGATCCATGAACGCCCCCGGGTCGCCCTCATCGCCGTTGCAGATAACATAGCGAATATCGGAGGGCACTCCGGCGCAGGTGGCCCATTTTTTGCCTGTCAGGAATCCGCCACCACCGCGTCCCCGCAAAGCAGATTTGGATATTTCAGCGATGACCTGCTGCGGTGTCATGGTTGTCAGGGCCTTGGCCAGACCGGCATACCCCCCCGTGGCAATGGCATCGGTAATCCGAAGCGGATCAATCAGGCCGCAGTTGCGAAGAGCAATCCTCTGCTGATGGGCATAAAACGGTATTTCCCGGTAACGGGCGATATGCTCGTGAGTCTTGATATCACTATATAGGAGTCGGTCGATGACCTCATTTTTCTCCAGGGTTTTTTCCACGATTTCCGCGACATCTTTTACCTTCACCTTGGTATAGAAAATGTCCTGCGGCTCGATTATAACCAGGGGCCCGATAGCGCAGTATCCGTGACATCCGGTCTGGCGGAATGTTTCGATCGAAACCTGCGGGATTTTTTTCTGCGCTACGATCTTTTTGAACTCATCATACACTTCCGGCGCGCCGTTGGCTTCACAGGCCGTGCCGAAACAGATAAGTACTTTGCGTTCCTGGGCGACAAAATCCCGGCGGCATTCCTCGCGCCATTGCGATAATTTATCTATATTTTCAACCCGCATTTTAATCCTTCTTTACCAGTTTCAGAACCTTGTCCTGACGGACAAACCCATGAACCTTGTCATTGATAACCACCACCGGAGCCATGGCACAAACCCCGACGCAGTTGACAATTTCCAGAGTGAATTTCATGTCCGGCGAGGTTTCCCCGGCTTTCATTTTTAATCCTGTCTCGAGTTGACTGAGTATCAGATCGGCATTTTTGATATGGCAGGCCGTCCCCTGGCAAACCCTTATAATCACTTCCCCCCGGGGCTCCAAACTGAAAGCGTTATAAAAGGTCGAAACGCTGAAAACTTTGCTGAGGGGGACACCGAGCTCTTTTGATGTTTCAATAAGGGCCTCGCAGGGAAGATAATGAAATTCCTTCTGGATATCCTGAAGCACCATAATTAAAGAACCGGGACTTTTGGGATTGCGGCCTATTATTTCGGAGACCTTGCTCATGTCGTGTGTCATTTCCTAACCTTTCGCTCCGATTTTGGTCGCCAATTCCCGGGCCAACTTTTGTCCTTCCAGAAACGCCTGCTGATTGAGTTCTAAAAACGATTTCTTCTCCCCCATTTTTTTGATCATCATATCGGTCAGGGTTTCGAATTTTACTATCCCGGTAATTTCCACGTAGGTTGCGAGCATGACCATATTGGCCACTTTGGTGTTGCCAATCCGGACGGCAATGTCGCTTGCCGGGACAAGAAATTCGGTAATGTCGCTGCGGCCGGAGACACTTTCTATCAGGGAACTATTAATGAAAAGGAGACCCCCGGGCCGGATGAGGGCTCCGAATTTCTCAAGCGACGGACGATTAAATACGCAGGCCGATTCAGGATTGGAGATAATCGGGGAACCGATCCGCATTTCGGACACGACCACCGTGCAATTGGCGGTCCCTCCGCGCATCTCAGGGCCGTACGACGGCAGCCAACAAACCTGTTTGCCTTCGGCCATCCCGGCGTAGGCGAGCAATTGCCCCGCCGTCATAATTCCCTGTCCCCCGAAACCGGCGAGAATGACTTCTTTCTGCGGCATCACTCACCCTCCCCCGTCGCCGGATCCTTGAAAGTTTTGAGGGGATAATACGGAAGCATATTATCTTCAAGCCACTTCAGGGCGGCGTTGGGTGCGATTCCCCAATTGGTCGGGCAGGTCGAAAGAACCTCGACCAGCGAGAAACAGCGCCCCTCGACCTGATAGGCAAAGGCCTTTTTGATTTTCTGCTTGGCATTGACAATATGCATCGCGGAATGAACCGAAACCCGCGCGATATAGGCCGGGGTTCTCAAACTCGATAAAAGTTCCGAAACTCGTATCGGATAGCCCGCCAGATTGACATCCCGACCAAAGGGCGACGTGGTCGTTTTCTGATGCGGCAAGGTTGTCGGCGCCATTTGGCCCCCGGTCATGCCGTAAATGGCGTTATTGACAAATATCACCGTGAACTTTTCACCCCGATTCGCTGAATGGACGATTTCACTCATCCCGATCGATGCCAGATCGCCGTCGCCCTGATAGGTAAAGACGATCATATCGGGTCGGAGTCTTTTGAAACCGGTCGCCATAGCCGGAGCCCGGCCATGAGCGGCTTCCATGAAATCGACATTGAAATAATTATAAGCCAGGACCGAGCATCCCACCGGGGCCACCCCAACCGTCCTCTCGCGAACGCCCAGTTCATCGATACTTTCGGCCACCAGGCGGTGAATTACACCATGGGTACACCCGGGACAATAATGAGTGATATTGCTGCTTAACGCTTCCGGGCGAGTCAGTATAGTCGTTGCATCTTGCGCCATTTGTCACCTACCTCATATAACCCGAAAGCGGGGTTTTCGTATCGAGTCCAAGTTGTTTTTTGACCATGATTTTCACTTCGTCCGGCGACGGCACAATTCCGCCCGTACGACCGTAGAAATGAAGCGGCTTTTTACTCATGGTACAGCGCTCGATATCTTCGATCATCTGCCCGACACTCATCTCGACCGTCAGGAGCGATTCGATATTTGACTTTATCGCCTGTTCATAGACTTCCTTTTCCGGGAAGGGGAACAGAGATATGGGACGGAATAGCCCAATGCTTATCCCTTCTTTCTCCAATTCGTCAATGGCCGTCTGGCAAATGCGGGCCATCGTGCCATAGGCAAAAATCAGCATCCGGTTTTTATCATTCACTTTGTATAATTCATAGCGGATTTCATTCTTCTTGATTTCTTCATACTTGGAAGCCAGGAGAAAACTGTTTTTCTCAAGCGCTACAGGGTCGAGAAACAGCGACTTTATGATTTGCGACTTGCGGCCCCTGGCACCGGTCAGAGCCCAGTCTTTGGGCGGCAAAGCCGGTTCTTCGTATTTCTCCGGAATCTCGACCGATTCCATCATCTGGCCGATCATACCGTCACCGATTATCATCACCGGCGTACGGTACTTATCGGCGAGATGAAACGACAGCATCATTAAATCGACCGCCTCCTGAACCGATGACGGGGCCAATACAATGAGGCGATAGTCGCCGTGTCCGCCGCCCTTGGTGGCCTGGAAATAATCCGACTGAGCCGGCAGAATGCCTCCCAGACCGGGACCACCGCGCATAATATTGACCAGCACAACGGGCAGATGGGCGCCGGCCATGTACGATATCGCTTCCTGCATGAGGCTGATACCGGGACTGGAAGAGGTGGTAAAGACTCTCTTACCGGTGGAGGCCGCGCCGAAAAGCATATTGCCCACTGCCACTTCGCTTTCCGCCTGAACAAAGACCCCGCCCACTTCCGGGATGCGCCGTGACAGATACTCGGCCACTTCACTTTGTGGGGTGATCGGATAAGCGAAATAATTGACGGCTCCGGCCCGCAGAGCGGCCTCGGCAATCGCTTCATTTCCTTTCATTAATTGCTTCGCCATAAAATTATCACCCCTCAATAATTAAATAATGCGAACTGGGTTCCGTGAGTGTGCACCTCGATGGCCGCGTCGGGACAGACTATGGCGCAAATACGACAACCGATACAGCGATGCGGCTCCTTCAGCGTGGCGCAGAAATATCCTTTTTGATTAAGTTCCTTGGACATCGCCAGGATCTGCATCGGGCAGGCCTGAACACACAATTCGCAACCCTTACAGTAGGTTTTATTTATAATCACACCAGGCATGGCATCTATCCTTTATTTAAAGCGGCCTTTTTCGGACTATTTCTTCCTCTCCCACGGTTTCAGCATCAAGCGCGTCAGCGGCAGGACCGGACAGTCTATCCGGGCTGGATCCATATTTTCCAAAACCTCCTTCTTGGCGCTTACAAACTTCAGGGGTAAATGAGTTGCTTCTTCCACTTCCCGAGCCAGGCGGAAACCCTCCATAATTATTTCCGGCGATGTTTCATCAATCATGTGAGAATTGGAGATCAAGCCGGTGAATTTTAATTTCGAAGTCATCTCAATCCGGGTCATGGTTTTGATTGATCCGGCAACATCCGAAGTAAAAGGACGGCGGGAATTCAAAACCATGAGCATCTCATACCGGCCGGAAACAAATGCGTCCGACAAGGCTCCCAAAGCCCGGGCCCCTTGCGCATCGCCGCCGACATCAAGGACCAGTTTTTCCTCCGCACTCTCGATGGCCCCGCGAATTTCAGGAAGCAAAATCGGAAGGTCGGCATAATAATCACCACCTCGAGGAGTGATAATTCTTATACCCAATTCCTCCATCAATTCCATAACTTCGCGCGACCGGAAATAAGGGTTTACCAAGTCCAGATCGGCGATAGTAAGGAGAGTCTTTTCCGTTTCATGAAGATAGCGGGTCAGATTTACGGCGACTTCGGTCTTCCCGCTGCCGAATCCGCCGACCAGGATAATCTTCCGGGCAGGAATAAGGGGGTATCGAAAGCCTGTCCCCTGTTCATTCATATTTATCTCTAATTTTGCTGTCACGACTGCCACAACCTCAATGCCCGGTTGTCTTAGATTGGCCGGCAAGCACAACCAATCTTATCCTGATTTACTATTAAATAATATCGAAAAAAAATCGGAATAAGTCAAGCCCTATTGTGAAAAAAGTCACGTAGATGATGACCTTGGCATCACCCAATGAAGAGGTTAGATTTGAACTTATACGCAAAATATGCCATTTCGGCGGAACAATCGTCGAAACCGGAATCACTTTTCAACCGCGGGAATCAGATCGGGATTGGAATATTTTATCCTCTCCAGAAAGGAGACATATTGTTCGTTGTAATATGTGTCTTTAGTCCCGTAAATATCATCCTTCAGTGCTTCCCCCAGCGAAATATATCGATAGCCCCTCTTCTCAATAGCGGTCAGGACTGCCTCCAGGAATATCCCGTTTATGCGGTTGGCGTGTAACTGCAATATCTGCAGGACAGGTCTTCCCGCCACTTCTTTCGCCAAGACCTCCGCCTTGCCAAGGCACGATATAATATGATTTACATATTCCCTCTGGAGCTCGGCCCGTTTCGATGAATCGAGGATATTGAGGTTTTTTTCAAGAGAGAGGTTATAAACAAAATCTTCCGTCAGGACTGTAGCATGGGCCACGCTGATATCTTCACCGGCAAGATAGTCTAGAACTTGATCGCGGATTTCTTTGGTACCTCCATACCTCAGAAATGGAAAACGAAAGAATCGTTCTTTCTGCCGATTCATCGCCATCAGATCTTTGACGGCATCTTTTCCTTTATCGATATCATCGATATAAGCCTCTATGGGAACATCATTTATATCCTGATTGGAATATGGCAGGAATCCGAATGTAAATCCTTTTCCGGCCCACAGGGTCAACAAGTCAAGATTGTCCTCAAGATTTTCGCCGACAACAAATCCGGCCGCCGGGACATGATGGCGCTCGAGAGCTGCCGTGATGCCGGCGAAAATTTCCTTCCTGGTTTCCTTCTCGTAAGTATTTTCCGCGGGAATATCGTCAAATGTTATGCAAATCCTTTTCCCAACCGGTTTTATTGACGAAGATCCCGCATCCGACTGAGGACCGGCCATGGGAGACAAAGCGGCGACAAATAATAATAATAAAATTTTCACTTTCATATTATCGGAAGAAATTATTTAAATTCCTCGCACGGTCAACTTAAAAAAAAGACAGGCCCTGGTGGCCTGTCTTCAAAAACCTTCGGATGGAAAATTAGGGGCAATTGGGGGCCGGTCCGCCCTTATACAAGAAGTTTATAAGATACGAGACATCGAGAATATTTACCCCGCCGGAATTATTAACATCCGTCACCGATAAAGGACTCGGGGCCGGACCTCCGCGATACAAATAGTTTATCACAAAGGATACATCAAGAATATTGACCGATTCATTGCCATTGGCATCGCCGCAAACAACTGATGATTTCGCGTAGACCTTTTGAATCTCCGAATATCTTCCCCACTGATTTTCGGCGTCCTGGCCGCGAACTTTGTAGTAATAATTCCCCTCGGCCCGGCCGGTAATATGGTAGGTCGTATCAGTGATGTTCGACGAAAGAACATTTTCCGTCCCGAAAATTTCCACCGGATAAAAATCATCGACATAAATCCCGTCGTAAAAAACATAGCCGTCGGTAATATAAGAAATTCGGAAATAGAGGTTCTGACCGACAAACGGCGAAAGATCAAATAGTCCTGGCACCCACCCGCCGGAATTGCCGGTTATTCCGTTACCCTTATTGTTTCCATTGGGATTGGTGGTGGTGGTAATATTTCCGGGAATGGCTGTGAAATTAATCCCATCCGTGGAAATTTCAACATAGGCATAATCATAATCGGCTTCCATGTTATAGTAGGTCCAGAATTTGAGGGAATCGCCGGTCGTGACCGGATGAGGATTGGCGGTCGTTATCGCATGAAAAATATTGTTTTGCGATCCCGAGTAAAAGGAGGATGGCGCCGAGTGATACTGCGAAGTGGAAATGGAAAATTGATTATTGCCCAGGTTATCCAAACTGGCAGCCGGGTCCGTTATGGTCTGCCGGTTCTGCAATTCGACCAGCTCATAATTGATGGCCGGATTGAGCGTGTCCGTGTCGAACCGCCAGGCAATATCGTATGAAGCGGCCTCCACGGTATCGGACGCCACTATAACCGGCTGGCCCGGGGCGCGAAGCTTATATTCCTGCCCCACAATACGCGTGAAGAAAAGGTTGGGCTGCAGATTCTCGGAAACCAGCGTGCTGATACGATTGGTCGCCGGCCAGAAACCGTCGCTTTCCGAACCGACTTCCAGAGTAAGAGCATAGGTTTTTCTTTTAAGATTCTGTTCACCATATCCCCAGTCATCGGTATCGCCGTTAGTCACATACAGCCCCCAAGCTACGGTCGGAGTGAATCCGTTAAAAGCGGCCGCCGAATCCCCCATTTCCTGGAAAATATCATCATCGGGGCTGTAAATGCGATCATAACCCCACGGCCAGAGTATCAAATTAGAATAGGAATGATATGATATTGTCATCGAGAAATCATGATCTAAAATGAAATCGCGAAGATGCTGGGTTTCCGGTTCCGAAAACGGACCGCTTCCGCGATAGGTCTCATTACTTCCGACCGGGGACGAGCCGGCATTATCATATCCCCACTCATATCCGAAATTTCGATTCAGATCGACTCCATAACTGCCATCGCCGTTATTCCGCCGATTCTTGCGCCACATCCCTCCGCCATTCGGGGAATTGGTCTCATTATAAATATAGCCGTCAGGATTAGTGAGCGGAATAAACCAGATCTCGCGGTTGTTCACAAGATATGTAACCTCCGAATCAGCTCCATAATTTGAGGTCAGATAACTCATGTAACTGAGTAAAATCTCAGGCGTGATGACCTCGCGGGAATGGATGCAGGCAAAAAATAGAATTCGCGGCTGATTTTCGTCGACATTAGGATTGTCGGAGATTTTGACTGCCCACATCGGCCGGCCTTGGAGCGTGTTTCCGATGTTCACTTTGGCCGAAACAATATTAGGGTATTCGGCGATCAAAGAATCGACCTTGGCGTAGATTTCGGCCGAAGTCTTGTAGGCCCCCATTGTCAGGGCCTTTCCGGCACGCAACAATCTGTCACGGTAGAAATTCTCCATATCGGGGATAATTACATCGGTCCGAAAACCCAGTGTGGTCAGGGAATCCAATTGACTTTGATTAGCCGCGATATCGACGTAATTGTCGGACATCCAGATTTCGTCAAAATTGAGCGACTGTAATTGATTCCACTGTGCTCGGGAATCAGGATAAATTCGCACTTGAATATAAGGCGACGCCATTAAAAGCGGACCACCCAAAAGCAAAAAGATAATACTGTAAATGAATAACTTAGCGAAACTCATGTTGCTCTCCTAAACGGGCAGGTAACTCTTATCTCAATATATATGGCCCGGCCCTATTTCCAAGGGAAATCTGGACGATTTTGTATCAATGCGTATGCGCCAAAATTAAAAGATTTGACAGAAATGATATCAAAACTTAATTTGAGCCCGATTAATACCATACTCGATTTTGCTGTAGGAGGTAATCGTGAAGCGTCTTTTATTCGTTCCTATTCTACTACTATTTATTTCTGCTCAGGGCCAGGATCTCCAGCAAAAGGCCGTTGGGATCTGGATGGGCGGCATGACCGGGGGCATAAAGATTTCCGATACATCATTGAGCGTCGAAAACGCGGCCG comes from the Candidatus Zixiibacteriota bacterium genome and includes:
- a CDS encoding conserved hypothetical protein (Evidence 4 : Unknown function but conserved in other organisms) translates to MITIYINGKAVQAEEGEMVLTAIRREGINIPTLCHHDAIEPCGACRLCMVEITKKDWNGWKKHVTSCLYPVEPELIVGTHTAQVMELRRTILELYLARNPNSAVIQKLAAEHGVTSTPYEVIPDGDNCIMCYACTRICDALGCHAISAVERGHEKVISGPLGQPPADCIGCLSCANICPTDFIEWKDENGKRSIWGREFELLTCKNCGKKIISRDFAEYLCKNRDLPMSYFETCDDCKRLDTAKTMGKLVVMAAEVSR
- a CDS encoding putative (Fe) hydrogenase, HymB subunit (Evidence 3 : Putative function from multiple computational evidences), which encodes MRVENIDKLSQWREECRRDFVAQERKVLICFGTACEANGAPEVYDEFKKIVAQKKIPQVSIETFRQTGCHGYCAIGPLVIIEPQDIFYTKVKVKDVAEIVEKTLEKNEVIDRLLYSDIKTHEHIARYREIPFYAHQQRIALRNCGLIDPLRITDAIATGGYAGLAKALTTMTPQQVIAEISKSALRGRGGGGFLTGKKWATCAGVPSDIRYVICNGDEGDPGAFMDRTVMGSDPHSVLEGMIICAYAVGSTQGYIYVREEYPQAVYNLKKAIEQAREAGLLGENILGTGLNFDIQVNRGGGAFVCGESSALMKSVAGEVGEPRAKYIHSVIKGLYDKPTVLNNVETFVTVSMIIEKGADWFTSIGTKKSPGTKVFSLAGKVNNTGLVEVPMGMTLRQIIFDIGGGIPNERKFKAVQTGGPSGGCLPDAKLDLPVDFDSLTEAGSMMGSGGMIIMDDRTCMVDVARYFLAFLVYESCGKCVPCREGLYQLHRLCEKITEGKGEDGDLEQMEKLSRNIQIGSLCGLGQSGPNPFLSTIQYFRDEYEAHIRDKKCPAGVCRALIKYEITDDCTGCLACIKACPVGAITGERKKKHFINQLVCDRCGSCYATCNFDAIEIK
- the nuoE gene encoding NADH-quinone oxidoreductase subunit E encodes the protein MTHDMSKVSEIIGRNPKSPGSLIMVLQDIQKEFHYLPCEALIETSKELGVPLSKVFSVSTFYNAFSLEPRGEVIIRVCQGTACHIKNADLILSQLETGLKMKAGETSPDMKFTLEIVNCVGVCAMAPVVVINDKVHGFVRQDKVLKLVKKD
- a CDS encoding conserved hypothetical protein (Evidence 4 : Unknown function but conserved in other organisms), whose translation is MPQKEVILAGFGGQGIMTAGQLLAYAGMAEGKQVCWLPSYGPEMRGGTANCTVVVSEMRIGSPIISNPESACVFNRPSLEKFGALIRPGGLLFINSSLIESVSGRSDITEFLVPASDIAVRIGNTKVANMVMLATYVEITGIVKFETLTDMMIKKMGEKKSFLELNQQAFLEGQKLARELATKIGAKG
- a CDS encoding Ketoisovalerate oxidoreductase subunit vorA, which gives rise to MAQDATTILTRPEALSSNITHYCPGCTHGVIHRLVAESIDELGVRERTVGVAPVGCSVLAYNYFNVDFMEAAHGRAPAMATGFKRLRPDMIVFTYQGDGDLASIGMSEIVHSANRGEKFTVIFVNNAIYGMTGGQMAPTTLPHQKTTTSPFGRDVNLAGYPIRVSELLSSLRTPAYIARVSVHSAMHIVNAKQKIKKAFAYQVEGRCFSLVEVLSTCPTNWGIAPNAALKWLEDNMLPYYPLKTFKDPATGEGE
- the vorB gene encoding Ketoisovalerate oxidoreductase subunit VorB, with protein sequence MAKQLMKGNEAIAEAALRAGAVNYFAYPITPQSEVAEYLSRRIPEVGGVFVQAESEVAVGNMLFGAASTGKRVFTTSSSPGISLMQEAISYMAGAHLPVVLVNIMRGGPGLGGILPAQSDYFQATKGGGHGDYRLIVLAPSSVQEAVDLMMLSFHLADKYRTPVMIIGDGMIGQMMESVEIPEKYEEPALPPKDWALTGARGRKSQIIKSLFLDPVALEKNSFLLASKYEEIKKNEIRYELYKVNDKNRMLIFAYGTMARICQTAIDELEKEGISIGLFRPISLFPFPEKEVYEQAIKSNIESLLTVEMSVGQMIEDIERCTMSKKPLHFYGRTGGIVPSPDEVKIMVKKQLGLDTKTPLSGYMR
- a CDS encoding conserved hypothetical protein (Evidence 4 : Unknown function but conserved in other organisms), with product MPGVIINKTYCKGCELCVQACPMQILAMSKELNQKGYFCATLKEPHRCIGCRICAIVCPDAAIEVHTHGTQFALFNY
- a CDS encoding conserved hypothetical protein (Evidence 4 : Unknown function but conserved in other organisms), with the translated sequence MCLPANLRQPGIEVVAVVTAKLEINMNEQGTGFRYPLIPARKIILVGGFGSGKTEVAVNLTRYLHETEKTLLTIADLDLVNPYFRSREVMELMEELGIRIITPRGGDYYADLPILLPEIRGAIESAEEKLVLDVGGDAQGARALGALSDAFVSGRYEMLMVLNSRRPFTSDVAGSIKTMTRIEMTSKLKFTGLISNSHMIDETSPEIIMEGFRLAREVEEATHLPLKFVSAKKEVLENMDPARIDCPVLPLTRLMLKPWERKK
- a CDS encoding hypothetical protein (Evidence 5 : Unknown function) produces the protein MIPVSTIVPPKWHILRISSNLTSSLGDAKVIIYVTFFTIGLDLFRFFFDII
- a CDS encoding exported hypothetical protein (Evidence 5 : Unknown function), which codes for MKVKILLLLFVAALSPMAGPQSDAGSSSIKPVGKRICITFDDIPAENTYEKETRKEIFAGITAALERHHVPAAGFVVGENLEDNLDLLTLWAGKGFTFGFLPYSNQDINDVPIEAYIDDIDKGKDAVKDLMAMNRQKERFFRFPFLRYGGTKEIRDQVLDYLAGEDISVAHATVLTEDFVYNLSLEKNLNILDSSKRAELQREYVNHIISCLGKAEVLAKEVAGRPVLQILQLHANRINGIFLEAVLTAIEKRGYRYISLGEALKDDIYGTKDTYYNEQYVSFLERIKYSNPDLIPAVEK
- a CDS encoding conserved hypothetical protein (Evidence 4 : Unknown function but conserved in other organisms), coding for MSFAKLFIYSIIFLLLGGPLLMASPYIQVRIYPDSRAQWNQLQSLNFDEIWMSDNYVDIAANQSQLDSLTTLGFRTDVIIPDMENFYRDRLLRAGKALTMGAYKTSAEIYAKVDSLIAEYPNIVSAKVNIGNTLQGRPMWAVKISDNPNVDENQPRILFFACIHSREVITPEILLSYMSYLTSNYGADSEVTYLVNNREIWFIPLTNPDGYIYNETNSPNGGGMWRKNRRNNGDGSYGVDLNRNFGYEWGYDNAGSSPVGSNETYRGSGPFSEPETQHLRDFILDHDFSMTISYHSYSNLILWPWGYDRIYSPDDDIFQEMGDSAAAFNGFTPTVAWGLYVTNGDTDDWGYGEQNLKRKTYALTLEVGSESDGFWPATNRISTLVSENLQPNLFFTRIVGQEYKLRAPGQPVIVASDTVEAASYDIAWRFDTDTLNPAINYELVELQNRQTITDPAASLDNLGNNQFSISTSQYHSAPSSFYSGSQNNIFHAITTANPHPVTTGDSLKFWTYYNMEADYDYAYVEISTDGINFTAIPGNITTTTNPNGNNKGNGITGNSGGWVPGLFDLSPFVGQNLYFRISYITDGYVFYDGIYVDDFYPVEIFGTENVLSSNITDTTYHITGRAEGNYYYKVRGQDAENQWGRYSEIQKVYAKSSVVCGDANGNESVNILDVSFVINYLYRGGPAPSPLSVTDVNNSGGVNILDVSYLINFLYKGGPAPNCP